From a single Collimonas pratensis genomic region:
- the ftsY gene encoding signal recognition particle-docking protein FtsY, which produces MFSFFKKKPKPEVAPLPAAELPQVETIETAPVEATPAVVADISPADVPAVVPAVVPAALASEPPAVVAAEAENEIVSAPVAAEQKRSWLSRLKSGLSKTSTNLSTLFVGAKIDDDLYEELESALLVSDAGVDATHFLLNALKKKVKEEKLTEASQVKAALRSLLIDLLTPLQKPLVLDQHQPLVIMIAGVNGAGKTTTIGKLAKHLQAHKQSVLLAAGDTFRAAAREQLTIWGERNNVTVISQESGDPAAVAFDAVHSAQARGTNVVMVDTAGRLPTQLHLMDELKKIKRVIGKGMATAPHEILLVIDGNTGQNALAQVKAFDDALGLTGLVITKLDGTAKGGVLAAIATTRAIPVYFIGVGEQIEDLQPFNAADFVDALLS; this is translated from the coding sequence ATGTTTAGTTTCTTCAAGAAAAAACCAAAACCCGAAGTTGCGCCTTTGCCGGCAGCCGAATTACCGCAGGTAGAAACGATAGAAACCGCGCCAGTTGAGGCGACTCCCGCCGTCGTGGCTGATATTTCGCCGGCGGACGTTCCGGCTGTTGTCCCCGCTGTCGTCCCCGCTGCCCTGGCAAGCGAGCCGCCGGCAGTCGTCGCCGCTGAAGCGGAAAACGAGATTGTCTCGGCGCCGGTCGCGGCGGAGCAAAAGCGCTCCTGGCTGTCGCGCCTGAAGAGCGGGCTGTCCAAGACCTCCACCAACCTCAGCACCCTGTTCGTCGGCGCCAAGATCGACGACGACCTGTACGAAGAACTGGAATCGGCCCTGCTGGTGTCGGACGCCGGCGTCGATGCCACCCATTTCCTGCTCAACGCCCTGAAAAAGAAGGTCAAGGAAGAAAAGCTGACCGAGGCGAGCCAGGTCAAGGCAGCGCTGCGCAGCTTACTGATCGATTTGCTGACGCCCTTGCAAAAGCCGCTGGTGCTGGACCAGCATCAGCCGCTGGTGATCATGATCGCCGGCGTCAACGGCGCTGGCAAGACCACTACCATCGGCAAGCTGGCCAAGCACCTGCAAGCGCACAAGCAATCGGTATTGCTGGCTGCCGGCGATACCTTCCGCGCCGCCGCCCGCGAACAATTGACGATCTGGGGCGAACGCAATAACGTCACCGTGATCTCGCAAGAATCCGGCGACCCGGCCGCGGTCGCTTTCGACGCCGTCCACTCGGCGCAGGCGCGCGGCACCAATGTCGTCATGGTGGATACCGCCGGCCGCCTGCCGACCCAGTTGCACCTGATGGACGAGCTGAAGAAAATCAAGCGCGTGATCGGCAAGGGCATGGCCACCGCGCCGCATGAAATCCTGCTGGTCATCGACGGCAACACCGGCCAGAATGCGCTGGCGCAGGTCAAGGCTTTCGACGATGCGCTGGGCCTGACCGGGCTGGTGATCACCAAGCTGGACGGCACCGCCAAGGGCGGCGTGCTGGCCGCCATCGCCACCACCCGCGCCATTCCGGTGTATTTCATCGGCGTCGGCGAACAGATCGAAGACTTGCAGCCGTTTAATGCCGCCGATTTTGTGGATGCATTGCTCAGTTAA
- a CDS encoding cell division ATP-binding protein FtsE — translation MIEFNQVSKKYARDVFALRDITLTVNKGDLIFLAGPSGAGKTTLLNLIAAIERPSGGSLTVSGANVGKLKSSGLPYLRRNLGLILQQQKLLQDRSVLANVMLPLLVTGATRVEAEKRAQAALDRVGLLDKAASDPQALSGGEQQRVSIARAIVNRPQIILADEPTANLDRDNANKVLDALKSFHAVGVTCLISTHDEQFLNSANRVVFLDQGQIVDHWQNSAVRNTGGVA, via the coding sequence ATGATTGAATTCAACCAGGTATCCAAGAAATATGCGCGCGACGTGTTCGCACTGCGCGATATCACGCTGACGGTCAACAAGGGCGACCTGATTTTCCTGGCAGGCCCGTCCGGCGCCGGTAAAACCACCCTGCTGAACCTGATCGCAGCGATCGAACGACCCAGCGGCGGCAGCCTGACGGTCAGCGGCGCCAATGTCGGCAAGCTGAAATCGTCCGGCCTGCCCTACCTGCGGCGCAATCTCGGCCTGATCCTGCAGCAGCAGAAACTGCTGCAAGATCGCAGCGTACTGGCCAATGTCATGCTGCCCTTGCTGGTCACCGGCGCCACCCGGGTCGAAGCCGAGAAGCGCGCGCAGGCGGCGCTGGACCGGGTCGGGCTGCTGGACAAGGCGGCGAGCGATCCGCAAGCGCTGTCCGGCGGCGAACAGCAGCGGGTGTCGATCGCCCGTGCCATCGTCAACCGGCCGCAGATCATCCTGGCCGACGAGCCGACCGCCAATCTCGACCGTGACAACGCCAACAAGGTGCTGGATGCGCTGAAGTCCTTCCATGCGGTCGGCGTCACCTGCCTGATTTCCACCCACGACGAGCAATTCCTCAACAGCGCCAACCGTGTCGTGTTCCTGGACCAAGGGCAGATCGTCGACCACTGGCAAAACTCTGCCGTGCGCAACACCGGAGGTGTCGCATGA
- a CDS encoding DUF4390 domain-containing protein, protein MLALSFSHASSFASDGVELSQAHIEAGDDGYRLSAIFSFDLNRGLEDVINRGVTLYFTTDVELTRPRWYWFDEKAITATQTIRLQYNLITRRYNVAINGSLQQSFTTLDDALALIRRPSRWLIADKSALKQGEVYRVAVRMGLDLGLLSKPFQVNALNNSDWRFSSDWKSFNYKAE, encoded by the coding sequence ATGCTAGCGCTGTCTTTTAGCCACGCGTCCAGCTTTGCTTCCGACGGCGTAGAGTTGAGCCAGGCCCATATCGAAGCTGGCGACGACGGTTACAGGCTGTCGGCAATCTTTTCCTTCGACCTCAACCGCGGCCTGGAAGACGTGATCAATCGCGGCGTCACCCTGTACTTTACGACTGATGTGGAACTGACGCGGCCGCGCTGGTACTGGTTCGATGAAAAGGCGATCACCGCCACGCAGACCATCCGGCTGCAATACAACCTCATCACGCGGCGCTATAACGTCGCCATCAACGGCAGCCTGCAGCAGAGCTTCACTACATTGGACGATGCCCTGGCGCTGATCCGCCGCCCTAGCCGTTGGCTGATCGCCGACAAGAGCGCGCTCAAGCAAGGCGAGGTGTACCGGGTCGCGGTGCGCATGGGCCTCGACCTCGGGCTGCTGTCCAAGCCGTTCCAGGTCAACGCCCTCAACAATAGCGACTGGCGTTTTTCTTCCGACTGGAAGAGTTTCAACTACAAGGCGGAATAG
- a CDS encoding DMT family transporter yields MLTGLLCALGAGLMWGLVFIAPLLLPDYPGLMLSFGRYVAFGLIALAPALLHRKRIAALSKADWRAALKLSLVGNLLYYAALATAIQLADAPLPTMLIGTLPVVISVFSNWSPGHASESVAWRRLAPSLLIIFIGILCVNAAELKHMQQAGSGNTRSMGDYLLGCLIALGGVAAWTWYPIVNARYLRANPHISPSTWATAQGLAVLPLALIGLFGYGAYQKLSGGSYSFPFGPRPLQFVGLMLFIGLSASWIGTLLWNKASQRLPTALLAQLIVFETLSALLYAFIFRGAVPGVQVMAGIVLLCIGIIFGVRTFQHQIP; encoded by the coding sequence ATGCTGACCGGACTTTTGTGCGCACTCGGCGCCGGCCTGATGTGGGGACTGGTCTTCATTGCGCCGCTGCTGCTGCCGGACTATCCGGGCCTGATGCTGTCGTTCGGCCGCTATGTGGCGTTCGGCCTGATTGCATTGGCGCCGGCGCTGCTGCACCGCAAGCGCATCGCCGCCTTGAGCAAGGCAGACTGGCGCGCCGCGCTGAAACTCTCGCTGGTCGGCAACCTGCTGTATTACGCCGCCCTGGCGACGGCGATCCAGCTGGCCGACGCGCCGCTGCCGACCATGCTGATCGGCACCTTGCCAGTGGTGATTTCGGTATTTTCCAACTGGTCGCCCGGCCATGCCAGCGAAAGCGTGGCCTGGCGCCGGCTGGCGCCTTCGCTGCTGATCATTTTCATCGGTATCCTGTGCGTCAACGCCGCCGAACTGAAGCATATGCAGCAGGCCGGCAGCGGCAATACCCGTTCCATGGGCGATTACCTGCTGGGCTGCCTGATCGCGCTTGGCGGCGTCGCTGCCTGGACCTGGTATCCGATCGTCAATGCCCGCTATCTGCGCGCCAATCCGCATATCAGTCCATCCACCTGGGCGACGGCCCAAGGCCTGGCGGTGTTGCCGCTGGCGCTGATCGGGCTGTTCGGCTACGGCGCTTACCAGAAGCTGAGCGGCGGCAGCTATTCCTTCCCGTTTGGCCCGCGCCCCTTGCAGTTCGTCGGCCTGATGCTGTTTATCGGCCTGTCCGCTTCCTGGATCGGCACCCTGCTCTGGAACAAGGCCAGCCAGCGCCTGCCGACGGCGCTGCTGGCACAGCTGATCGTGTTCGAAACCCTGTCGGCGCTGCTGTACGCCTTCATTTTCCGCGGCGCCGTGCCTGGCGTGCAAGTCATGGCCGGGATCGTCCTGTTGTGCATAGGCATCATTTTTGGTGTGCGCACCTTCCAGCATCAGATACCATAG
- the ftsX gene encoding permease-like cell division protein FtsX produces MKSWLRQHLFAISDAFRHLFKAPGGFALNVLVVAIALALPFGGLTLIENIRPVSEQLAVEPEISIFMALDAARDKTAALAKPIDAILQQHHSTAKVLFIPREDALISLKNKTGMDDALTTLGQNPLPDAYVLKLVGFHDAPDAARVDLIAADLKALPGVDTVQVDSEWVKRLAALLGILRLVLLFLAATLAVVVVAVVFNTVRLQVLTQREEIAVAKLVGATDSFIHRPFYYTGALLGLCAGGLALAAVALGLQPLNQAISEFARLYASEFRLLPLNWLASVVLLAISAGLGLAGAVLSVRRHLARLA; encoded by the coding sequence ATGAAGAGCTGGCTGCGACAACACCTGTTCGCCATCAGCGACGCCTTCCGCCACCTGTTCAAGGCGCCTGGCGGCTTTGCCCTCAACGTGCTGGTGGTGGCGATTGCGCTGGCCTTGCCGTTCGGCGGCCTGACCCTGATCGAAAACATCCGCCCGGTCTCGGAACAGCTGGCGGTGGAACCGGAAATCAGCATCTTCATGGCGCTGGATGCCGCGCGCGACAAGACCGCGGCGCTGGCCAAGCCGATTGACGCCATCCTGCAACAGCATCACAGCACGGCCAAGGTGCTGTTCATCCCGCGCGAAGACGCCCTGATCAGCCTGAAAAACAAGACCGGCATGGACGATGCCCTGACCACCCTCGGCCAGAATCCCTTGCCGGACGCCTATGTGCTGAAGCTGGTCGGTTTCCACGACGCACCCGATGCCGCCCGCGTCGATCTTATCGCCGCCGATCTCAAGGCCTTGCCCGGTGTCGATACCGTGCAGGTCGACTCGGAATGGGTCAAGCGACTGGCAGCCTTGCTCGGCATCCTACGGCTGGTGCTGCTGTTCCTGGCGGCGACCCTGGCAGTAGTGGTGGTGGCGGTGGTGTTCAATACCGTGCGCCTGCAGGTGCTGACGCAGCGCGAGGAAATCGCCGTGGCCAAGCTGGTCGGCGCCACCGACAGCTTTATCCACCGGCCCTTTTATTACACCGGCGCGCTGCTTGGCCTGTGCGCCGGCGGCCTGGCGCTGGCTGCGGTGGCGCTCGGCTTGCAACCTCTGAACCAGGCGATCTCTGAATTCGCTCGTTTGTACGCCTCCGAATTCCGCCTGCTGCCGCTCAACTGGCTCGCCAGCGTCGTGCTGCTGGCAATCAGCGCCGGCCTCGGCCTGGCCGGCGCGGTGCTGTCGGTGCGGCGCCACCTGGCGCGGCTCGCCTGA
- a CDS encoding alpha/beta hydrolase produces the protein MPREQQLTTDDGVSLFVTDWPLAPGEPVAGSILLMHGLGEHSGRYAHVIRFFNRCGLLVRSYDHRGHGRSGGRRGDAPDDNALLRDAKLVLNDFSRQQELIHPELENTTPILFGHSMGGLFAARFAVAQMASLRGLILSSPALALRMSGFQHGLLKLMSTIAPGLAAPNGLDVNLLSHDLTVAKAYRLDPLVHNKISPRLLNSMLHAGAFAIEQAPTLTLPTLMVIAGGDRIIDPEGSRHFFAALRPEIGTMRDYEGMYHEIFNEIGAERVFADVRRWLDAQHMLQPLPAASVALAS, from the coding sequence ATGCCCCGTGAGCAGCAGCTTACGACCGACGACGGCGTCTCGCTGTTCGTTACCGACTGGCCACTGGCTCCCGGCGAGCCGGTCGCCGGCAGTATCCTGCTGATGCACGGCCTGGGCGAACATTCCGGACGTTACGCCCATGTCATCCGTTTTTTCAATCGTTGCGGCTTGCTGGTGCGCAGCTACGATCATCGCGGCCACGGCCGTTCCGGCGGCCGCCGCGGCGATGCGCCAGACGACAACGCCCTGCTGCGCGACGCCAAGCTGGTGCTGAACGACTTCAGCCGGCAGCAAGAGCTGATCCATCCCGAGCTGGAAAACACTACTCCGATCCTCTTCGGCCACAGCATGGGCGGCCTGTTCGCGGCACGCTTTGCGGTGGCGCAGATGGCGTCGCTGCGCGGCCTGATCCTGTCTTCGCCGGCGCTGGCGCTGCGCATGAGCGGCTTCCAGCATGGCCTGCTCAAGCTGATGTCGACCATTGCCCCCGGCCTGGCGGCGCCTAACGGCCTGGACGTCAACCTGCTGTCGCACGACCTCACCGTGGCCAAGGCTTACCGCCTCGATCCGCTGGTGCACAACAAGATCAGCCCGCGCCTGCTGAACAGCATGCTGCATGCCGGCGCCTTTGCTATCGAGCAGGCGCCGACGCTGACGCTGCCGACCCTGATGGTGATCGCCGGCGGCGACCGCATCATCGATCCAGAAGGCAGCCGCCACTTTTTCGCCGCCCTGCGCCCTGAAATCGGCACCATGCGCGACTATGAAGGCATGTATCACGAGATCTTCAATGAAATCGGCGCCGAGCGCGTATTTGCCGATGTCCGGCGCTGGCTAGACGCGCAGCACATGCTGCAGCCGTTGCCCGCCGCCAGCGTAGCATTGGCAAGCTGA
- the rsmB gene encoding 16S rRNA (cytosine(967)-C(5))-methyltransferase RsmB, which translates to MTYSTLKKDSLAFSLLGAAQAIALVRDGAALPQALTQVFAQSAAPAPTRGAIQDIAYRTMRGIGRAETLLGSLASRPPEPTLLHCLLCAALCLLADVDDPAYENFTVVNQAVTAVDSDPQMAHAKGMANAVLRRFLREREALVAIAVKTPFGLWNYPVWWIDRMKAAYPEQWQAILTAGNAAPPLTLRVNRRKTTVAAYLETLASHDIGARQIGADAIRLDTAMPVTQIPGFEDGLASVQDAAAQLAAPLLDVQDGMRVLDACAAPGGKTCHILETAEVELTALDNNPKRLQRITQNLQRLQLQATLQLGDASISSDGKDWWDGKLFDRILADVPCTASGIVRRHPDIRWLRRKTDTEQLATLSAKILDNLWQMLRPDGKLLLVTCSVWPQESEAQAAAFAQRNNARRLPAPGQLLPRADAEQDHDGLFYALFQK; encoded by the coding sequence GTGACTTATTCAACCCTCAAAAAAGATTCTCTCGCGTTCAGCCTGCTGGGCGCGGCCCAAGCCATCGCCCTGGTGCGCGACGGCGCGGCGCTGCCGCAAGCGCTGACCCAGGTATTTGCGCAATCGGCCGCTCCGGCGCCGACCCGCGGCGCCATCCAGGACATCGCCTACCGCACCATGCGCGGCATCGGACGCGCGGAAACCTTGCTGGGCAGCCTGGCCAGCCGGCCGCCGGAACCGACCCTGCTGCACTGTCTGCTGTGCGCCGCCTTGTGCCTGCTGGCCGATGTCGACGACCCTGCCTACGAAAATTTTACTGTGGTCAACCAGGCTGTCACGGCAGTCGATTCCGACCCGCAGATGGCCCACGCCAAGGGTATGGCCAACGCCGTGCTGCGCCGTTTCCTGCGCGAGCGCGAAGCCTTGGTGGCGATCGCCGTCAAGACGCCGTTCGGCTTGTGGAATTATCCGGTCTGGTGGATAGACCGCATGAAAGCAGCTTACCCGGAACAATGGCAAGCCATCCTGACTGCAGGCAACGCGGCGCCGCCGCTGACCTTGCGCGTCAACCGCCGCAAGACCACGGTAGCGGCCTACCTGGAAACCCTGGCCAGCCACGATATCGGCGCGCGCCAGATCGGCGCCGACGCCATCCGCCTGGATACCGCCATGCCGGTGACGCAGATTCCCGGCTTTGAAGACGGCCTGGCCTCAGTGCAGGACGCAGCGGCGCAACTGGCGGCGCCGTTGCTGGATGTGCAAGACGGCATGCGGGTGCTGGATGCCTGCGCCGCTCCTGGCGGCAAAACCTGCCATATCCTGGAAACCGCCGAGGTCGAACTGACCGCACTGGACAACAATCCCAAGCGCTTGCAGCGCATCACCCAGAACCTGCAGCGCCTGCAATTGCAAGCCACGCTGCAGCTGGGCGACGCCAGCATCAGCAGCGACGGCAAGGACTGGTGGGATGGCAAGCTGTTCGACCGCATCCTGGCCGACGTCCCCTGCACAGCCTCCGGTATCGTGCGGCGCCATCCGGATATCCGCTGGCTGCGGCGCAAGACCGATACCGAGCAGCTGGCAACACTTTCGGCAAAGATTCTGGACAATCTATGGCAGATGCTACGGCCGGATGGTAAATTGCTGCTGGTAACATGTTCTGTCTGGCCGCAAGAATCCGAGGCCCAGGCCGCGGCGTTCGCCCAGCGCAACAATGCCCGCAGGCTGCCGGCGCCAGGCCAGTTGCTGCCGCGGGCGGATGCCGAACAGGACCATGACGGGCTGTTTTATGCCTTGTTTCAAAAATGA
- a CDS encoding DUF1840 domain-containing protein, translating to MLVTFKSKASSEVIMFEHDAKRILDLLHKDVKIGVITAAEGADAIARLEQEASESRAHPASGSVQHDIAAHHNAAGDDSGHEPVQTVNLASRIHPLLEMLREAHKHNDDVLWGV from the coding sequence ATGTTAGTTACGTTCAAATCCAAGGCATCGTCCGAAGTCATCATGTTCGAGCACGACGCCAAGCGCATTCTCGATCTGCTGCATAAAGACGTAAAGATCGGCGTGATCACCGCCGCTGAAGGCGCGGACGCGATTGCCCGCCTTGAGCAAGAAGCGTCGGAAAGCCGCGCCCATCCAGCTTCCGGCAGCGTGCAGCACGACATCGCCGCCCACCACAATGCAGCTGGCGACGACAGCGGCCATGAGCCGGTGCAGACGGTGAACCTGGCCAGCCGCATCCATCCGCTGCTGGAAATGCTGCGCGAAGCCCACAAGCACAACGACGACGTACTCTGGGGCGTCTAA
- a CDS encoding response regulator, whose product MANILVVDDEMGIRELLSEILGDEGHVVTAAENAQQAREFRQGGVPDLVLLDIWMPDTDGVTLLKEWQRDGLLTMPVIMMSGHATIDTAVEATRIGALNFLEKPIALQKLLKAVQQGLSQGPKTARAPTLYPQPVTAASELGDVVAVSGAFSNPISSESGHAAAMPSVAAASENLFSTSFGLPLREARDAFERAYFEYHLIRESGSMTRVAEKTGLERTHLYRKLKQLGVDPGKLSKKGG is encoded by the coding sequence ATGGCTAACATCCTAGTCGTTGACGACGAAATGGGAATTCGGGAATTGCTCTCGGAGATTTTAGGTGACGAGGGGCATGTAGTAACCGCCGCGGAAAATGCACAACAGGCTCGCGAGTTTCGTCAGGGCGGCGTGCCCGACCTGGTGCTGCTCGACATCTGGATGCCCGACACCGACGGCGTGACGCTGCTCAAGGAATGGCAGCGCGACGGCTTGCTGACCATGCCGGTCATCATGATGTCCGGCCACGCCACTATCGACACCGCGGTAGAGGCGACGCGCATCGGCGCCCTGAATTTCCTGGAAAAACCGATTGCCCTGCAAAAGCTGCTGAAAGCGGTACAGCAGGGCTTGTCGCAAGGACCGAAGACCGCCCGCGCGCCAACCCTCTATCCGCAGCCGGTCACCGCAGCCAGCGAACTGGGCGACGTGGTGGCCGTCTCCGGCGCCTTCAGCAATCCGATCTCGTCTGAAAGCGGACACGCGGCAGCAATGCCTTCCGTAGCCGCCGCCTCCGAAAACCTGTTCTCGACCTCGTTCGGCCTGCCCTTGCGGGAAGCGCGTGATGCTTTCGAGCGCGCCTATTTCGAATACCATCTGATCCGCGAAAGCGGCAGCATGACCAGGGTGGCGGAAAAAACCGGCCTGGAACGCACCCATCTGTACCGCAAGCTGAAGCAGCTCGGCGTCGACCCAGGAAAGTTGTCAAAAAAGGGCGGATGA
- a CDS encoding AraC family transcriptional regulator has protein sequence MFHHPSEFVTFKTSPHLPGVELYSARLVDHEFAPHVHDAYSLGAIESGVERFRYKGGQHLAPAGTLVLLNPDELHDGHAEVAAGWTYQMLYIEPQILHAMTGSEAYFNGATEHDPVLADSFRRLFRRMWQAPDDIAFVSHFTQLIDAVTQRYGKNLRPVASVTAHHPQRMLAIRRVLDCIEANLDQTLHIDTLAAEAGMSVFHFVRTFAAEFHATPHQYLQARRAARAKILLARRSTPTDAAAAVGLTDQSHLTRWFKRAYGVTPAQYQQQIGTRPLA, from the coding sequence ATGTTCCATCACCCGTCCGAATTCGTTACCTTCAAGACTAGCCCGCACCTGCCGGGCGTGGAATTGTATTCGGCGCGGCTGGTGGACCATGAATTCGCTCCGCATGTGCACGATGCCTATTCACTGGGCGCGATCGAAAGCGGGGTCGAGCGCTTCCGCTACAAGGGCGGCCAGCACCTGGCCCCGGCCGGCACGCTGGTGCTGCTCAACCCGGACGAGCTGCATGACGGCCATGCCGAAGTTGCGGCCGGCTGGACTTACCAGATGCTGTATATCGAGCCGCAGATCTTGCACGCAATGACCGGCAGCGAAGCCTATTTCAACGGCGCTACCGAACACGATCCGGTGCTGGCCGACAGCTTTCGCCGGTTGTTCCGGCGCATGTGGCAGGCGCCGGACGACATCGCTTTCGTCTCGCATTTCACGCAGCTGATCGATGCGGTGACGCAGCGCTACGGCAAGAACCTGCGTCCGGTCGCCAGCGTCACGGCGCACCATCCGCAGCGTATGCTGGCAATACGGCGCGTGCTCGACTGCATCGAAGCCAATCTCGACCAGACGCTGCACATCGACACCCTGGCGGCGGAAGCCGGCATGTCGGTGTTTCATTTCGTGCGCACTTTCGCCGCCGAATTCCACGCCACTCCGCACCAGTACCTGCAGGCGCGCCGCGCCGCCCGCGCCAAGATCCTGCTGGCCCGGCGCAGCACGCCGACCGACGCCGCCGCCGCGGTCGGTCTGACCGACCAGAGCCACCTGACGCGCTGGTTCAAGCGCGCCTATGGCGTCACGCCGGCGCAATACCAGCAGCAAATTGGTACAAGACCGCTGGCTTAA
- a CDS encoding sensor histidine kinase gives MSRALRYMLVVGGAIVCILLFLLSSASSNTDFFNTHYTWLLALNVLMAVALFLLVCLLLVRLYKRYKRRQFGSRLTAKLVLMFALVGILPGAVIYLVSVQFASRSIESWFNVHVETALQAGVNLSHASLDASLNDLSTRARTLAGEWSDLSNSAQATQLGRLGDQNLEASIFTANGQVIASVGGHLGTLVPTLPTAAMLQRARLPRGYAELDSDLDEPGSSAKPVNSSDTGNLRQHVIVAIPAPLKSSSLQNETHFLQMIQPVPSYLASNIGLVGAASAEYQELSASRTGLLKMYTGTLTLTLLLAVFGAIVSGFLIATDLAKPLLLLAEGTKAVAEGNLSPRPIVATSDELGTLTQSFNLMTRQLFDARALVEKNRSELENAKAYLESVLANMSAGVMVLDGDFRLVTSNQSVGRILQYDFSPHIGQPLNIIDGLAHFAEVITNAFSEQNAQFATGKIGPELLHWQQQIEIPRRVDSGENSDSDDIILLARGSRLPVENRTGYVVVFDDISDVISGQRSIAWGEVARRLAHEIKNPLTPIQLSAERLQMKLEDKLMTQDAAILKKSTDTIVNQVAAMKRMVDDFRDYAKTPPAVLGELDLNVLVAEILHLYLAGDERDMIHASLAPDLPLIMGDATQLRQVIHNLLQNAQDAVLDRGDSVEPARIDLVTERVSFQSSDGLSRTAVRLSITDNGAGFSPKILARAFEPYVTSKPRGTGLGLPMVKKIIDEHGGRIDLQNRSDTKGAKILILLLKLASSHVSTVIDS, from the coding sequence GTGTCGCGCGCATTACGTTATATGTTGGTAGTCGGCGGCGCCATTGTCTGCATTCTGCTGTTCCTGCTCTCTTCGGCGTCCTCCAATACTGATTTTTTCAACACGCACTATACTTGGCTGTTGGCCTTGAATGTGCTGATGGCGGTGGCGTTGTTCTTGCTGGTCTGCCTGCTGCTGGTGCGCCTGTACAAGCGCTATAAGCGCCGCCAGTTCGGCTCTCGGCTGACTGCCAAACTGGTACTCATGTTCGCCTTGGTCGGCATCTTGCCGGGCGCCGTGATTTACCTGGTGTCGGTGCAATTCGCGTCGCGCTCGATCGAATCCTGGTTCAACGTACACGTTGAAACCGCCTTGCAGGCCGGCGTCAACCTGAGCCATGCCTCCCTGGATGCATCGCTCAACGATCTGAGCACCAGAGCGCGTACGCTAGCGGGCGAATGGTCGGACCTTTCCAATTCGGCGCAAGCAACGCAATTGGGCCGGCTTGGCGACCAGAACCTGGAAGCATCGATTTTCACCGCCAACGGCCAGGTGATCGCTTCCGTAGGCGGTCACCTGGGGACCCTGGTGCCCACCTTGCCGACAGCCGCGATGCTGCAACGGGCACGCTTGCCGCGTGGCTATGCCGAGTTAGATAGCGACCTTGACGAACCCGGCAGCAGCGCCAAACCGGTGAACAGCAGCGACACCGGCAACCTGCGCCAGCACGTCATCGTCGCCATTCCTGCGCCGCTGAAAAGTTCGTCCTTGCAAAACGAAACGCATTTCCTGCAAATGATACAGCCGGTGCCGTCCTATCTGGCCTCTAACATCGGCCTCGTCGGCGCGGCATCGGCCGAATATCAAGAGCTTTCCGCAAGCCGCACCGGCTTGCTCAAGATGTATACAGGGACCTTGACGCTGACCTTGCTGCTGGCCGTGTTCGGCGCCATCGTCAGCGGCTTCCTGATCGCCACCGACCTGGCCAAGCCCTTGCTGCTGCTGGCCGAAGGCACCAAGGCGGTGGCCGAAGGCAACCTGTCGCCGCGGCCGATCGTCGCCACCTCGGACGAACTGGGCACCCTGACCCAGTCGTTCAACCTGATGACGCGCCAACTGTTCGACGCCCGCGCATTAGTCGAGAAGAATCGCAGCGAGCTGGAAAACGCCAAGGCCTACCTGGAATCGGTGCTGGCCAACATGTCGGCCGGCGTGATGGTGCTGGACGGCGATTTCCGCCTGGTCACCAGCAACCAGTCGGTGGGACGCATCCTGCAATACGATTTTTCACCGCACATCGGCCAGCCGCTCAACATCATCGACGGCCTGGCGCACTTTGCGGAAGTGATCACCAATGCTTTCTCGGAACAGAACGCACAATTCGCGACCGGCAAGATCGGCCCCGAGCTGCTGCACTGGCAGCAGCAGATCGAGATTCCGCGCCGGGTCGACAGCGGCGAGAACAGCGACAGCGACGACATCATCCTGCTGGCGCGCGGCTCGCGCCTGCCGGTCGAGAACCGCACCGGCTACGTGGTGGTGTTCGACGATATTTCCGACGTCATCTCCGGCCAGCGTTCGATTGCCTGGGGTGAAGTGGCGCGCCGCCTGGCGCATGAAATCAAGAACCCGCTGACGCCGATCCAGCTCTCGGCCGAACGGCTGCAGATGAAGCTGGAAGACAAGCTGATGACCCAGGACGCCGCGATCCTGAAGAAGAGCACCGACACCATCGTCAACCAGGTGGCGGCAATGAAGCGCATGGTGGACGATTTCCGCGACTACGCCAAAACCCCGCCGGCAGTCCTGGGCGAGCTGGACCTGAACGTGCTGGTGGCGGAAATCCTCCACCTGTACCTGGCCGGCGACGAACGCGACATGATTCACGCCTCGCTGGCGCCGGACCTGCCGCTGATCATGGGCGACGCCACCCAGCTGCGGCAAGTGATCCACAATCTGCTGCAGAATGCCCAGGACGCCGTGCTGGACCGTGGCGACAGCGTAGAGCCGGCACGCATCGACCTGGTGACCGAGCGCGTCAGCTTCCAAAGCTCGGACGGCTTGTCACGCACCGCGGTGCGGCTCTCGATTACCGATAACGGCGCCGGATTCTCGCCTAAAATACTGGCCAGGGCGTTTGAGCCTTACGTCACCTCGAAGCCGCGCGGCACCGGTCTCGGCTTGCCTATGGTGAAAAAAATCATCGACGAACACGGCGGCCGCATCGATCTGCAGAATCGAAGCGACACAAAGGGCGCAAAAATCCTGATTTTGCTGTTAAAGTTAGCCTCAAGTCATGTTTCGACGGTAATCGACTCATGA